Proteins encoded together in one Orrella marina window:
- a CDS encoding biotin--[acetyl-CoA-carboxylase] ligase, protein MKVPDTRQSIPDFVLQLRQKLPQWAHTDWLEQTGSTNADLFELARQYRTPEHWPRLLGSNHQTQGKGRAGRPWLDRSGETLMFSCGFMLNMPTRLLAGVAPALGIATCEALRPLAGHDIGRLSMKWPNDIMIDDSKLAGILVESRIMGNGIFLVVGMGLNLAGASDLSAELNRDVSDWSSLDGAVAERSRLVAQVAQSWQQCLALHSLAPLQHLRESFELFDYLRNRQVNVLQGDQIQLTGTASGLAEDGSLLVRLADGTMESVRVGDISVRKV, encoded by the coding sequence ATGAAAGTGCCTGACACCCGACAAAGCATCCCGGACTTCGTCTTGCAGTTGCGTCAGAAGCTACCTCAATGGGCTCATACGGACTGGCTTGAACAGACGGGGTCGACCAACGCCGATCTGTTTGAACTGGCAAGACAGTACAGAACGCCTGAACACTGGCCGCGCCTGCTCGGCAGCAACCACCAGACGCAAGGCAAAGGTCGTGCGGGCAGACCCTGGCTAGACCGGTCAGGTGAGACGCTCATGTTCTCGTGCGGCTTCATGCTGAACATGCCCACAAGACTGCTCGCGGGTGTTGCACCTGCACTGGGGATTGCCACTTGTGAGGCACTCAGACCACTTGCAGGCCACGACATCGGGCGCCTCAGCATGAAATGGCCTAACGACATCATGATTGACGACAGCAAGCTTGCCGGCATTCTGGTCGAGTCAAGAATCATGGGAAACGGGATATTTCTGGTCGTCGGAATGGGGCTGAATCTGGCTGGCGCATCAGACTTGTCAGCCGAACTGAATCGTGACGTTTCCGACTGGAGCAGCCTGGACGGCGCTGTCGCAGAACGATCCCGGCTGGTTGCACAGGTCGCGCAAAGCTGGCAACAATGCCTTGCCTTACATAGCCTCGCTCCTTTGCAACATCTCAGAGAATCCTTTGAGCTGTTTGACTATTTACGAAACAGACAGGTCAACGTTCTACAAGGAGACCAGATCCAGCTGACCGGGACAGCGTCTGGTCTGGCAGAAGATGGCAGCCTGCTGGTCCGCCTTGCCGATGGCACAATGGAATCTGTTCGAGTCGGAGATATTTCAGTGCGCAAGGTCTGA
- a CDS encoding type III pantothenate kinase — protein sequence MNTPDYVLLIDLGNTRLKLGLWHEDAGETRYLNAHPHQTQESLLDWLDQELLRLGVTPHKAIGVSVASQALMLALEGFLANRSQPIPVEWVWPAVHAHGVHNAYPDPPQLGADRWAGMLGVMKRFAHEDRSIVLANFGTATTIDTLSRDRRFLGGLILPGVSMMQMALSKGTARLPMATGEVADYPANTHAAITTGIVAAQLGAIRRQIDLSQERDQRPPLMCVSGGAWDLLRKEWHRTLPGTLVEEVPNVVLDGLSLFAGPQLRANSDGPVV from the coding sequence GTGAACACTCCCGATTATGTTCTGCTCATTGATCTGGGCAATACTCGACTCAAGCTAGGACTCTGGCATGAAGACGCCGGAGAAACCCGTTATCTGAATGCACATCCTCATCAGACACAAGAGTCGCTTCTGGACTGGCTTGACCAGGAGCTCTTGCGTCTCGGCGTCACACCTCACAAGGCCATTGGTGTGAGTGTGGCGAGTCAGGCACTGATGCTGGCGCTTGAAGGCTTTCTGGCGAACCGCAGTCAACCGATTCCAGTAGAGTGGGTCTGGCCGGCCGTCCATGCGCACGGCGTGCACAACGCCTATCCTGATCCCCCACAACTGGGCGCAGATCGCTGGGCAGGTATGCTGGGCGTGATGAAGCGGTTCGCACACGAGGACCGAAGCATTGTGCTGGCCAATTTTGGAACGGCGACAACGATCGATACGCTTAGCCGCGACCGGCGGTTTCTCGGCGGGCTCATCTTGCCTGGCGTATCCATGATGCAGATGGCCCTATCCAAAGGAACTGCCCGTCTGCCCATGGCAACTGGTGAAGTCGCCGATTACCCTGCCAATACCCATGCAGCAATCACCACCGGAATTGTCGCGGCACAACTCGGTGCGATTCGTCGTCAGATCGACCTGAGTCAGGAAAGGGACCAGCGTCCCCCGCTGATGTGTGTCAGTGGAGGCGCGTGGGATCTGCTCAGAAAGGAATGGCACCGGACACTACCGGGCACTTTGGTCGAGGAAGTGCCAAATGTTGTACTGGATGGACTCAGTTTGTTTGCAGGCCCTCAACTACGGGCAAACTCGGATGGACCTGTTGTATAG
- a CDS encoding 3-deoxy-D-manno-octulosonic acid transferase, whose protein sequence is MRLIYSIVLMLVAPLVWFGMGWRARKTEGDWGIFAAERFGCFPQPWDGRPPVWVHAVSVGEVRAAVPLIQSLLLKGDRVLLTHMTPTGRAEARRLLAREISDGQVRQQWIPYDFYGSMNRFLRHFSPRLVILIEREVWPNLVHAARVRRVPVILASARFSERSARQTRRINQIFGGLLRDTYSGLTKVLAQTPEDARRLFDAGAPDVSVCGNLKFDVTLPVVAVQGGQAWHERIARPTVVIASTREGEDARFVPLIAEQVRQPIEPAGVPPLFVLVPRHPERFDQAAGLLDSHRLRYVRWSMIRDDPAALDDVKEMEVILGDTMGELPFFYGASDAAIVGGSFEPHGGQNFIEASAIGVPVLVGPHTRNFRDAVISALQAQALVQVNDPEQALMQALQWLREPDQAHQIGMAGKSWVATHVGATARISEAIATLNPMDDQGF, encoded by the coding sequence GTGAGACTGATCTATTCGATAGTACTGATGCTGGTTGCACCGCTGGTCTGGTTTGGGATGGGATGGCGTGCGCGCAAGACCGAAGGTGACTGGGGGATATTTGCGGCCGAAAGATTCGGATGTTTCCCTCAGCCCTGGGACGGCAGGCCTCCTGTCTGGGTGCATGCCGTCAGTGTTGGAGAAGTTCGTGCAGCGGTTCCGCTGATACAGTCATTGCTGCTCAAAGGCGACCGAGTCTTGCTGACTCACATGACGCCAACCGGGCGCGCCGAGGCGCGCCGTTTGCTGGCACGTGAAATCAGCGACGGACAGGTCAGGCAGCAGTGGATCCCATATGATTTCTATGGTTCGATGAACCGGTTTCTAAGGCACTTCTCGCCTCGACTGGTGATACTGATCGAACGTGAGGTCTGGCCAAATCTGGTGCATGCAGCCAGAGTCCGGCGCGTGCCGGTCATACTGGCGAGCGCCCGGTTCTCCGAACGATCTGCCCGCCAGACGCGGCGGATCAACCAGATATTTGGAGGCTTGTTGCGTGATACCTACTCGGGTTTGACCAAGGTGCTTGCACAGACACCGGAAGATGCGCGTCGACTGTTTGATGCGGGTGCGCCGGATGTCTCTGTGTGTGGCAATCTGAAGTTTGATGTCACGTTGCCTGTTGTTGCCGTCCAGGGAGGACAGGCCTGGCACGAAAGAATCGCTAGACCGACGGTCGTCATTGCAAGCACACGGGAAGGAGAGGATGCCCGGTTTGTACCATTGATAGCCGAGCAGGTCCGCCAACCGATCGAACCCGCGGGCGTGCCGCCATTGTTTGTCCTGGTACCAAGGCATCCGGAAAGATTTGATCAGGCCGCCGGTCTGCTTGACAGCCATAGACTGAGATATGTGCGCTGGAGCATGATCCGTGACGATCCGGCAGCACTAGATGATGTCAAAGAGATGGAAGTGATACTTGGTGACACCATGGGCGAACTGCCGTTTTTCTATGGTGCTTCAGATGCCGCGATCGTGGGTGGAAGTTTCGAGCCCCACGGAGGGCAGAACTTCATCGAGGCCAGTGCAATTGGTGTCCCGGTACTGGTTGGCCCCCATACGCGCAACTTCAGGGATGCTGTTATCAGTGCCCTCCAGGCGCAAGCGCTTGTCCAGGTCAACGACCCGGAGCAGGCATTGATGCAGGCGCTGCAGTGGCTACGCGAACCGGACCAGGCACACCAGATTGGCATGGCTGGGAAATCCTGGGTAGCTACCCACGTTGGGGCGACAGCCAGGATTTCGGAAGCAATCGCAACACTGAATCCAATGGACGATCAAGGGTTCTGA
- the waaC gene encoding lipopolysaccharide heptosyltransferase I, with amino-acid sequence MRVLIVRTSSLGDLIHMLPAITDIARHVPGVEIDWVVEEAFAEIPAWHPAVRQVIKIAHRRWRKAWWSNQARQERKAVLERIRSARYDLVLDMQALLKSVWLVRAASGVHHGLDWRSAREPLCTLFYDVKHRIPFWQPAVKRQRDLAAAVFEYAYDDPPDFGLGRRFLRQVKNPPYAVIMPSASRDDKLWPVACWDGVFDRLQMQGLGLVLLAGSEREADRAHALIAARENAVVQPRSSLTDLARLLAESRIMIGLDSGLTHLAAAVGTDTVGIYKASTPVRTPVTGNGQTFSLGDRDHEPTLEMVLDAVRKVF; translated from the coding sequence ATGCGAGTCCTGATCGTCCGGACCTCCTCGCTAGGTGACCTGATTCACATGTTGCCGGCGATCACCGACATTGCCAGACATGTGCCAGGTGTCGAGATCGACTGGGTTGTTGAAGAGGCATTTGCCGAGATTCCAGCCTGGCACCCGGCAGTCAGACAGGTCATCAAGATTGCACATCGGCGCTGGCGCAAGGCGTGGTGGTCGAATCAGGCCAGGCAGGAGCGCAAGGCGGTGCTGGAGCGTATCCGCAGTGCTCGCTATGACCTTGTGCTGGACATGCAGGCACTGCTGAAATCGGTCTGGCTAGTCAGGGCCGCCAGTGGTGTTCATCACGGTCTGGACTGGCGTTCGGCGCGAGAGCCTCTTTGTACCTTGTTTTACGATGTGAAGCACCGCATCCCCTTCTGGCAACCGGCTGTCAAGCGCCAGCGAGATCTTGCGGCAGCGGTCTTCGAGTATGCCTATGACGATCCGCCTGATTTCGGGCTGGGCAGGAGATTCTTACGTCAAGTAAAGAATCCACCCTATGCTGTGATCATGCCTTCAGCCAGTCGGGACGACAAGCTGTGGCCGGTGGCTTGCTGGGACGGTGTCTTTGATCGACTGCAGATGCAAGGGCTCGGGTTGGTCCTGCTGGCAGGGTCTGAGCGCGAAGCTGACAGAGCCCACGCATTGATCGCGGCGCGCGAGAATGCTGTCGTTCAGCCGCGCTCCAGCCTGACCGACCTTGCACGGTTGCTGGCAGAAAGCCGGATCATGATTGGACTGGACAGTGGCCTTACCCATCTGGCGGCCGCAGTCGGGACAGATACGGTAGGTATATACAAGGCATCGACGCCGGTGCGCACGCCTGTGACGGGTAATGGGCAGACGTTTAGTCTGGGTGACCGCGATCATGAGCCCACGCTGGAGATGGTGCTGGATGCGGTCAGGAAGGTGTTCTGA
- the rfbD gene encoding dTDP-4-dehydrorhamnose reductase, producing MSKEQSNNKRILVIGGTGQVAWALGQGCPQDYTLRMVPRQELDLSDVDVLASRVEQLIQSFNPQFIVNAAAYTAVDRAESEENIAFAVNGIAPAIITNIAAQANCPVLHYSTDYVFDGTKSGSYVEDDEPNPVSAYGISKLAGERGMRAASQQILILRTSWVFGVHGSNFLKTMLRLASERDELSVVSDQFGAPTSADLIARVSYELMGAMLDVQVDADDPRWGLYHLTASGETSWHGYAAYLIARAREMGFPVRVEQEKIKPVTSEQFPTAAVRPANSRLDTQLLRSTFGLTLPDWTVCVDEVLGKLRCES from the coding sequence ATGAGCAAAGAACAATCAAACAACAAGCGAATTCTCGTGATTGGCGGTACCGGGCAAGTCGCCTGGGCGCTCGGGCAGGGTTGCCCGCAAGACTACACGCTGCGAATGGTGCCGCGCCAGGAGCTGGATCTGTCAGACGTCGATGTGCTGGCTAGCAGAGTCGAGCAGCTGATTCAGTCGTTTAACCCGCAGTTTATCGTCAATGCGGCAGCCTATACGGCTGTTGACCGGGCAGAGTCTGAGGAAAACATAGCATTTGCTGTCAACGGGATTGCGCCGGCAATTATTACCAATATTGCAGCACAGGCCAACTGCCCGGTTCTGCATTACTCCACGGACTATGTGTTTGACGGGACCAAAAGTGGGTCGTATGTCGAGGATGACGAGCCTAATCCGGTTTCTGCCTACGGGATCAGCAAGCTCGCTGGTGAGCGCGGCATGAGAGCCGCCAGCCAGCAGATTCTGATTCTGCGCACAAGCTGGGTGTTCGGGGTGCATGGCAGCAATTTCCTTAAAACCATGCTTCGGCTTGCCAGCGAGCGTGACGAGCTCAGCGTTGTGAGCGATCAGTTTGGTGCACCGACCAGTGCGGATCTGATAGCCCGGGTTTCATACGAGCTGATGGGTGCGATGCTTGACGTGCAGGTTGATGCAGATGACCCGCGCTGGGGCCTGTATCACCTGACCGCATCTGGCGAAACCAGCTGGCATGGATATGCGGCTTATCTGATTGCACGCGCACGCGAAATGGGCTTTCCTGTACGGGTAGAGCAGGAGAAGATCAAGCCGGTTACGAGTGAGCAGTTTCCGACCGCTGCAGTACGCCCGGCCAACTCCCGGCTCGATACGCAGCTGCTGCGCAGCACATTCGGTTTGACTCTGCCAGACTGGACGGTCTGCGTTGATGAGGTGCTCGGGAAACTTCGATGCGAGTCCTGA
- a CDS encoding sulfite exporter TauE/SafE family protein, with protein MIDMWEQLFPTFSMFLVMLLATIAAATMRAFSGFGAGLLLAPVLSLYLQPVDVVAVVVMLNFVSTFQMLPSMWKDIDWPLVWRMVPPALIGIPVGGVLLAGLDADLLRRIVAGVVVVLSLILLAGWHYKGARGRLQDTIAGVASGILTSIGGIGGPPFVLYMMSAKGFSPVAFRIFFTVFFAVTQIATLLMLLLKGSLRPTQFAYTGAFLPIYVLATAFGSYLFVRALATRADQIKRISLWFLLIVGVVTFII; from the coding sequence ATGATTGACATGTGGGAACAGTTGTTCCCGACATTCTCGATGTTTCTGGTGATGCTGCTCGCAACCATTGCGGCGGCGACCATGCGGGCGTTCTCCGGTTTTGGTGCCGGACTGTTGCTGGCACCTGTGCTAAGTCTGTATCTTCAGCCTGTGGATGTCGTGGCCGTGGTGGTCATGCTGAATTTTGTATCGACATTTCAGATGCTGCCTTCGATGTGGAAGGACATCGACTGGCCTCTGGTCTGGCGTATGGTGCCCCCGGCGCTCATCGGTATCCCTGTCGGGGGCGTGCTGCTTGCCGGACTTGACGCAGACCTGTTGCGCAGGATAGTTGCAGGCGTGGTGGTGGTCCTGTCCCTGATATTGCTGGCAGGCTGGCATTACAAAGGTGCCCGAGGCCGATTGCAAGACACGATTGCGGGAGTGGCGAGCGGAATCCTGACCTCGATCGGAGGAATAGGTGGACCACCATTTGTGCTTTACATGATGTCAGCCAAAGGGTTCTCGCCGGTCGCTTTCAGGATCTTCTTTACGGTTTTCTTTGCTGTTACACAGATTGCAACGTTACTCATGCTGTTGTTGAAAGGCTCGTTGCGGCCAACTCAGTTCGCCTACACCGGGGCCTTTCTCCCGATATACGTATTGGCGACTGCATTTGGATCTTATTTGTTCGTGCGGGCACTTGCCACGCGTGCGGACCAGATCAAGAGAATCTCCCTGTGGTTCTTGCTGATTGTCGGTGTCGTGACTTTCATCATTTGA
- a CDS encoding enoyl-CoA hydratase — protein MSNVLVEKKGAAGWITFNDPARHNAMSLDMWAAVGPALESFAADDEIKVVVVTGAGGKAFVSGANISQFDKLRTSADAVAEYERVAEGAQQALYDFPKPTIARIQGYCIGGGLNLSLCCDIRIASQASSFSLPAGKMGLGYRYTAIRNLVTVVGPARALDIFLSARRFKAEEALEMGLIHFMQPDESFDAFVDDYAAKIQANAPLTLRAGKTMIREFQKMPADSDAERMRELVMQCFASEDYQEGKRAFAEKRAPQFKGR, from the coding sequence ATGAGCAACGTTCTAGTAGAAAAGAAAGGGGCTGCTGGCTGGATCACATTTAATGATCCAGCCAGGCACAATGCCATGTCACTCGACATGTGGGCTGCAGTCGGTCCAGCGCTAGAGTCATTCGCGGCCGATGACGAAATCAAGGTGGTTGTGGTCACGGGAGCCGGTGGCAAGGCGTTTGTCAGCGGGGCGAACATTTCCCAGTTTGACAAGCTGCGCACGTCCGCGGATGCAGTTGCCGAGTACGAACGGGTGGCAGAAGGAGCACAACAGGCTCTGTATGACTTCCCGAAACCGACCATTGCCAGAATCCAGGGATACTGCATTGGTGGTGGCTTGAATCTGTCACTGTGTTGCGATATCCGGATCGCGAGTCAGGCAAGCAGCTTCTCCTTGCCAGCCGGGAAGATGGGTCTGGGCTACCGCTACACTGCTATACGTAACCTGGTCACGGTTGTCGGTCCTGCCAGAGCGCTTGATATCTTCCTGTCTGCACGCCGCTTCAAGGCTGAAGAAGCGCTGGAAATGGGACTGATTCACTTTATGCAGCCTGACGAGAGTTTTGATGCCTTTGTCGACGACTATGCTGCAAAAATTCAGGCCAATGCGCCACTGACGCTTCGGGCTGGCAAGACCATGATCCGCGAGTTTCAGAAGATGCCGGCAGATTCGGATGCCGAGAGAATGCGAGAGCTCGTCATGCAGTGCTTTGCAAGCGAAGACTATCAGGAAGGCAAACGCGCTTTCGCAGAAAAACGTGCGCCGCAATTCAAAGGCCGTTGA
- a CDS encoding FadR/GntR family transcriptional regulator, with protein sequence MMNGLGRTIHSRETRRQAMSKPVAAFESLGRPENLADEIAQQLRDRILNETLSPGQRLPTEQALGAQFGVSRNVVREAIARLKLTGLVETRHGVGTFVKRDLENRPFEVEQDDLLDFRQLIDVYRLRVEIESGAAALAATHRSQAQLDSLKQALKQMEQQPDDWEAGTNSAVDFHLAVAQASNNPYFVRIMGHLSSVLCDAVRTLRFRSCGTSRTQEAQQEHARIVEAIERQDANAARQAMREHLEHGINGYRSLFGD encoded by the coding sequence ATGATGAACGGTCTTGGCAGAACAATCCACAGTCGCGAAACACGCCGTCAGGCAATGAGCAAGCCGGTAGCGGCGTTCGAGAGCCTTGGGCGACCAGAGAATCTGGCTGACGAGATCGCACAGCAGCTAAGAGACAGAATTTTGAATGAAACACTGAGCCCCGGACAGAGACTGCCGACAGAGCAGGCCCTGGGCGCCCAGTTTGGTGTGAGTCGTAATGTCGTTCGTGAAGCGATCGCACGCCTGAAACTGACAGGGTTGGTGGAGACACGCCACGGAGTGGGAACGTTTGTAAAGCGGGACCTGGAGAACCGTCCTTTCGAGGTGGAGCAGGATGACCTGCTGGATTTCAGACAACTGATTGATGTGTATCGGTTGCGAGTCGAGATTGAGTCGGGTGCGGCGGCACTTGCGGCGACACACCGCTCGCAGGCGCAACTCGATTCCCTGAAGCAGGCACTCAAGCAGATGGAGCAGCAGCCAGATGACTGGGAAGCTGGTACCAATTCAGCCGTCGACTTTCATCTGGCTGTCGCACAAGCATCCAACAACCCATATTTCGTCCGGATTATGGGACATCTGAGTTCTGTGCTTTGCGACGCGGTCCGCACCCTGCGTTTCCGTAGTTGTGGGACATCTCGCACGCAGGAAGCCCAGCAAGAACATGCAAGGATCGTCGAGGCAATTGAGCGACAGGACGCCAACGCAGCCCGCCAGGCCATGCGCGAGCATCTCGAGCACGGCATCAACGGCTATCGCAGCCTGTTCGGGGATTGA
- the rfbC gene encoding dTDP-4-dehydrorhamnose 3,5-epimerase yields MPYSVTTTQLPDVLLLTPRVFGDHRGFFYESFNQRDFEEATGVNARFVQDNHSRSSRGVLRGLHYQTQQAQGKLVRVTAGEVFDVAVDIRKDSPDFGRWTGHILCAEQFQQLWIPPGFAHGFLVLSDHAEFLYKTTDYYAPESERSLYWNDPDVAIDWPAVADVLLSEKDTESRALRLKDI; encoded by the coding sequence ATGCCATACTCTGTCACTACAACCCAATTGCCCGATGTACTGCTTCTGACACCCAGGGTTTTTGGGGATCATCGTGGCTTTTTTTACGAGAGCTTCAACCAGCGGGATTTTGAAGAGGCAACTGGCGTTAATGCCCGGTTCGTACAAGACAACCACAGCCGTTCAAGTCGCGGCGTGCTGCGCGGCCTGCACTACCAGACTCAGCAGGCTCAAGGAAAGCTGGTTCGAGTGACTGCTGGCGAAGTATTTGATGTCGCAGTCGATATACGCAAGGACTCCCCAGATTTCGGGCGCTGGACAGGCCATATTCTCTGCGCGGAGCAATTTCAGCAACTTTGGATCCCCCCAGGATTTGCGCATGGATTCCTGGTGCTGAGCGATCATGCCGAGTTTCTTTACAAGACCACGGATTATTACGCCCCCGAATCCGAGCGCAGCCTTTACTGGAACGATCCGGATGTAGCGATTGACTGGCCTGCGGTAGCCGACGTGCTGCTTTCGGAAAAGGACACAGAATCGCGGGCACTGCGCCTGAAAGACATCTGA